A part of Paraburkholderia largidicola genomic DNA contains:
- a CDS encoding OprD family outer membrane porin codes for MTTQRSTSGASKFALLAVGLPALTIATAAFADDAAAPAAASAAVAQAAPAAPAAPAKPKLKHMPNVAEVQPETNNALVNAEADQVATPPAPLSSQAKSKGLIADSHLNLLFRNYADQFDNEGGPHRHAWVQGMQANFESGYTQGPVGLGFDASLFAALKLDGGNGAGNMVHVAKGGGGSDQLAWAYPGMYDIKGRISETVVKYGLQIVDNNPFMEPHDNRALPPTFLGVSAVSNDIHNVTMQAGSFTKVDARGHTNLIDLTSSYGGTTIKRLSYFGGNWDYSPNGTVTLYADQAEDVWNQFYAAISHSIGDVNTVKWAGLANIYSTHQTGSALQGHINNNAYSLSLSAQHGPHQVLLGYQQILGDQFFDYVNETNGIYLVNSMDVDYNAPHEKSFQLRYTFDGKYAGLPGFKAMLWGVTGWGADASAGAASNAIGPYTRNGEYVHGTHHEIGFIPSYTLQSGRFKDTKITFIAMYHKSTAHYSDPDNMEYRLVVNVPVKVF; via the coding sequence ATGACAACCCAACGATCCACATCAGGAGCATCGAAGTTCGCCTTGCTGGCAGTGGGCCTGCCGGCACTGACGATCGCCACCGCCGCATTCGCCGACGACGCAGCCGCGCCCGCCGCCGCCAGCGCAGCCGTGGCGCAGGCTGCGCCCGCGGCACCCGCCGCACCAGCCAAACCGAAGCTGAAACACATGCCGAACGTCGCGGAGGTGCAGCCCGAAACCAACAACGCGCTCGTGAATGCAGAAGCCGACCAGGTTGCGACGCCGCCCGCGCCGTTGTCGAGCCAGGCGAAGAGCAAAGGCCTGATCGCCGACAGCCATCTGAACCTGCTGTTCCGCAATTACGCCGACCAGTTCGACAACGAAGGTGGCCCGCACCGCCACGCGTGGGTTCAGGGCATGCAGGCGAACTTCGAATCCGGCTACACGCAAGGGCCCGTCGGTCTCGGCTTCGATGCATCGCTGTTCGCCGCACTCAAGCTCGACGGCGGCAACGGCGCGGGCAACATGGTGCACGTGGCGAAGGGCGGCGGCGGTTCGGACCAGCTCGCATGGGCGTATCCGGGCATGTACGACATCAAGGGGCGCATCTCCGAGACGGTCGTCAAGTATGGTTTGCAGATCGTCGACAACAATCCGTTCATGGAACCGCACGACAACCGCGCGTTGCCGCCGACGTTCCTCGGCGTATCGGCAGTGAGCAACGACATCCATAACGTCACGATGCAGGCCGGTAGCTTCACGAAGGTCGACGCGCGCGGCCACACGAACCTGATCGACCTGACGTCGTCGTACGGCGGCACGACGATCAAGCGCCTGTCCTACTTCGGCGGCAACTGGGACTATTCGCCCAACGGCACGGTCACGTTGTACGCGGATCAGGCGGAAGACGTGTGGAATCAGTTCTACGCGGCGATCTCACATTCGATCGGCGATGTGAACACGGTCAAGTGGGCTGGACTCGCGAACATCTACTCGACGCATCAGACGGGTTCGGCGCTGCAAGGGCATATCAACAACAATGCGTATAGCCTGTCGCTGTCGGCGCAACATGGTCCGCATCAGGTGTTGCTCGGCTATCAGCAGATTCTCGGCGACCAGTTCTTCGATTATGTGAACGAGACCAACGGTATCTATCTCGTGAACTCGATGGATGTCGACTACAACGCGCCGCATGAAAAGTCGTTCCAGCTGCGGTATACGTTCGATGGCAAGTATGCCGGCTTGCCTGGCTTCAAGGCGATGCTGTGGGGCGTGACGGGCTGGGGAGCGGATGCTTCGGCTGGCGCCGCGTCGAATGCGATCGGGCCTTACACGCGGAATGGCGAGTATGTGCATGGCACGCATCATGAGATCGGGTTTATTCCGAGCTATACGCTGCAGAGCGGACGGTTCAAGGATACGAAGATCACGTTTATCGCGATGTATCACAAGTCGACAGCGCATTACTCGGACCCGGATAATATGGAATACCGGCTTGTGGTGAATGTGCCGGTGAAGGTGTTCTGA
- a CDS encoding ABC transporter permease: MPPVSLTVVDAPPSRSPLATAARRFVRNRAAFVALLLLVVIMLACFVGPLLSPNNAIDSDWSSISLAPTWQNMHWFGTDELGRDLLVRTLVGGRVSLEVGLLGTLVSGLIGVAWGATAGYLGGRVDAVMMRIVDMMYAIPYMLIAILMMTLFGRAFYLVVLTISAFSWLDMARVVRGQTLSLRSREFIDAAKAIGVDSRSIITRHIVPNLIGVVVVYATVTVPGIVLTESVLSFLGLGVQEPMTSWGVLIQDGAQKLESTPWLLLCPALMLCATLYAVSFVGDGLRDALDPKDR, translated from the coding sequence ATGCCACCTGTTTCATTGACCGTCGTCGACGCGCCGCCGTCGCGCAGTCCGCTCGCGACGGCCGCGCGCCGCTTCGTGCGCAATCGCGCGGCGTTCGTCGCGCTGCTGTTGCTGGTCGTCATCATGCTCGCGTGCTTCGTCGGGCCGCTGCTGTCGCCGAACAATGCGATCGACAGCGACTGGTCCTCGATCAGCCTCGCGCCCACATGGCAGAACATGCACTGGTTCGGCACCGACGAACTCGGCCGCGATCTGCTGGTGCGCACGCTGGTCGGCGGGCGCGTGTCGCTCGAAGTCGGTCTGCTCGGCACGCTCGTGTCGGGACTGATCGGCGTCGCGTGGGGCGCAACGGCCGGTTATCTGGGCGGACGTGTCGATGCCGTGATGATGCGCATCGTCGACATGATGTACGCGATTCCCTACATGCTGATCGCGATCCTGATGATGACGCTGTTCGGCCGCGCGTTCTATCTGGTCGTGCTGACGATCAGCGCGTTTTCGTGGCTCGACATGGCGCGTGTGGTGCGCGGGCAAACGTTGTCATTGCGCTCGCGCGAGTTCATCGACGCAGCCAAAGCGATCGGCGTCGATTCGCGCTCGATCATCACGCGACACATCGTGCCGAATCTGATCGGCGTGGTGGTCGTCTACGCGACGGTCACGGTGCCGGGCATCGTGCTGACGGAATCGGTGCTGTCGTTTCTCGGCCTCGGCGTGCAGGAACCGATGACGAGCTGGGGCGTGCTGATCCAGGACGGCGCGCAGAAGCTCGAATCGACGCCGTGGCTGCTGCTGTGCCCGGCCCTCATGCTGTGCGCGACACTTTATGCCGTGAGCTTCGTCGGCGACGGCCTGCGCGATGCACTCGATCCGAAGGACCGCTGA
- the folE2 gene encoding GTP cyclohydrolase FolE2 — MNQMNPAFVMPDVQSTVDTRQIPIQRVGVKAVRHPLTVRTPDGSVQPTIGTWNLDVHLPAEVKGTHMSRFVALLEENKAPLDSAAFRAMLAAMLEKLEARAGRIEVSFPYFVNKTAPVSGVQSLLDYEVTLTADSRDGATRMFLKVLVPVTSLCPCSKKISQYGAHNQRSHVTINAELMDDVPVEDLIRIAEEEASCELWGLLKRPDEKFVTERAYENPKFVEDLVRDVAQRLNDDKRIAAYVLEAENFESIHNHSAYAVIEKRG, encoded by the coding sequence ATGAACCAGATGAACCCCGCCTTCGTGATGCCCGACGTGCAAAGCACGGTCGACACCCGCCAGATTCCGATTCAGCGGGTCGGCGTGAAGGCGGTGCGTCATCCGCTGACGGTCCGTACGCCAGACGGCAGCGTGCAGCCGACTATCGGTACGTGGAATCTCGACGTTCATCTGCCGGCCGAGGTAAAGGGCACGCATATGTCGCGCTTCGTCGCGCTGCTCGAGGAGAACAAGGCGCCGCTGGATTCTGCTGCGTTTCGCGCGATGCTCGCGGCGATGCTCGAGAAGCTTGAGGCGCGTGCGGGCCGTATCGAGGTGTCGTTTCCGTATTTCGTCAACAAGACGGCGCCTGTGTCGGGCGTGCAAAGTCTGCTGGACTACGAAGTGACGCTGACGGCGGATTCGCGCGATGGCGCCACGCGGATGTTTCTCAAGGTTCTGGTGCCCGTCACCAGCCTGTGCCCGTGCTCGAAGAAGATTTCGCAGTATGGCGCGCATAACCAGCGCTCGCATGTGACGATTAACGCTGAGTTGATGGATGATGTGCCTGTCGAGGATCTGATCCGTATTGCGGAGGAAGAGGCTTCGTGTGAGTTGTGGGGATTGCTCAAGCGGCCTGATGAGAAGTTCGTGACCGAACGCGCTTATGAGAACCCGAAGTTCGTCGAAGACCTGGTGCGGGATGTCGCGCAGCGGTTGAATGATGATAAGCGTATTGCCGCTTATGTGCTCGAAGCGGAGAACTTCGAGTCTATTCATAATCATTCGGCGTATGCGGTGATTGAGAAGAGGGGCTGA
- a CDS encoding ABC transporter ATP-binding protein — MAQNKALLEVKDLSVRFSRRDGAPVDAVQRVSFSLDKGKTLGIVGESGSGKSQTVMALLGLLAKNGKVSGEALYNGANLLTMNDAALNRIRGDRIGMIFQDPMTSLNPFLTIERQMTETLQLHRKLSRREAKQRAIETLERVRIPDAARRIGMYPHEFSGGMRQRVMIAMALLSEPEILIADEPTTALDVTVQAQIIELLRELNRERGTAIILITHDMGVVAGLCDDVMVMYAGQTVEQAPAQQLFAAPTHPYTIGLLNALPRLTDDDDQPLQTIPGNPPLPGMATQGCAFAPRCTFAEERCRATRPSLEPIEGEVHALRACHRPVQAIAEVL; from the coding sequence ATGGCACAGAACAAGGCATTACTCGAAGTCAAGGACCTGAGCGTGCGCTTCTCGCGTCGCGACGGCGCGCCCGTCGACGCCGTGCAACGCGTGTCGTTCTCGCTCGACAAAGGCAAGACGCTCGGCATCGTGGGCGAATCGGGTTCGGGCAAAAGCCAGACCGTGATGGCGCTGCTCGGCCTGCTCGCGAAGAACGGCAAGGTCAGCGGCGAAGCGCTCTACAACGGCGCGAACCTGCTGACGATGAACGACGCCGCGCTCAACCGCATTCGCGGCGACCGCATCGGCATGATCTTCCAGGACCCGATGACGTCGCTCAATCCGTTCCTCACGATCGAACGGCAGATGACGGAGACGCTGCAACTGCATCGCAAGCTGTCGCGCCGAGAGGCGAAGCAGCGCGCGATCGAAACGCTTGAACGCGTGCGCATTCCCGATGCGGCGCGCCGTATCGGCATGTATCCGCACGAGTTCTCGGGCGGCATGCGCCAGCGCGTGATGATCGCGATGGCGCTGTTGTCGGAACCCGAAATCCTGATCGCCGACGAACCGACCACGGCCCTCGACGTCACCGTGCAGGCGCAGATCATCGAACTGCTGCGTGAACTGAACCGCGAGCGCGGCACCGCGATCATCCTGATCACGCACGACATGGGTGTAGTGGCCGGCCTGTGCGACGACGTGATGGTGATGTACGCGGGGCAAACGGTCGAGCAGGCACCCGCGCAGCAACTGTTCGCCGCGCCGACGCATCCGTACACGATCGGCCTGCTGAACGCGCTGCCGCGACTTACCGACGACGACGATCAGCCGCTGCAAACCATTCCGGGCAATCCGCCTTTGCCGGGCATGGCGACGCAAGGCTGCGCGTTCGCGCCGCGCTGCACGTTCGCCGAAGAGCGATGCCGCGCGACGCGTCCGTCGCTCGAACCGATCGAAGGCGAAGTGCATGCGCTGCGCGCGTGCCATCGTCCTGTCCAGGCTATCGCGGAGGTGCTATGA
- a CDS encoding sulfurtransferase: MPHTHYTTLISAGNLAERLAAAPGSVFIVDCHFDLVDTEAGKKAYAAGHLPQAHYLHLDRDLSGPKTGSNGRHPLPDRQKLVERLAALGLKQGQQVIAYDAQGGMYAARLWWLLRWLGHDSVALLDGGLQAWEAAGHPLTQDVPPQTTGDFKAGAPLAVTVDAQAVERNIGTKERLVIDARAADRYRGENETLDRVGGHIPGARNRFFKDNLTADGRFKSAHTLRDDFNAVIPAGVSAEHVVLQCGSGVTACHNALAMEIAGLHGAALYPGSWSEWSSDSSRPVATGPNP, encoded by the coding sequence ATGCCACACACTCACTACACCACGCTGATCTCCGCAGGCAATCTCGCCGAACGTCTGGCCGCCGCGCCGGGCAGCGTGTTCATCGTCGATTGCCATTTCGATCTGGTCGACACCGAAGCAGGTAAAAAAGCCTACGCGGCGGGTCATCTGCCGCAAGCGCACTATCTGCACCTCGACCGCGATCTGTCCGGACCCAAGACGGGCAGCAACGGACGTCATCCGTTGCCGGACCGTCAGAAGCTGGTCGAGCGTCTCGCCGCACTCGGCCTCAAGCAAGGCCAGCAAGTGATCGCGTACGACGCGCAGGGCGGCATGTACGCGGCGCGTCTGTGGTGGCTGCTGCGCTGGCTGGGTCACGATTCCGTCGCGCTGCTCGACGGCGGCCTGCAGGCGTGGGAAGCGGCCGGTCATCCGCTGACGCAGGACGTGCCGCCCCAGACGACCGGCGACTTCAAGGCGGGCGCGCCACTGGCCGTGACCGTCGATGCGCAGGCCGTCGAACGCAATATCGGCACGAAGGAACGCCTGGTGATCGACGCGCGCGCCGCCGACCGCTATCGCGGCGAGAACGAAACGCTGGACCGCGTAGGCGGCCACATTCCGGGCGCGCGCAACCGCTTCTTCAAGGACAACCTGACGGCGGACGGCCGCTTCAAGTCCGCGCACACGCTGCGCGACGACTTCAACGCGGTGATTCCAGCGGGCGTGTCCGCCGAGCACGTGGTGCTGCAATGCGGCTCGGGCGTCACCGCTTGCCACAACGCGCTGGCGATGGAAATCGCCGGGTTGCACGGCGCGGCGCTGTACCCGGGATCGTGGAGCGAATGGAGTTCGGATTCGTCGCGGCCTGTGGCGACGGGACCGAATCCGTAA
- a CDS encoding aromatic ring-hydroxylating oxygenase subunit alpha: MSNLSNALQLKAIHSQLPVTAYFDQALHERELETLFKKGPRYVGHELMVPEAGNYFALPSEREGRVLVRNQQSQIELLSNVCRHRQAIMLNGRGQTENIVCPLHRWTYDLNGQLLGAPHFADNPCLNLGATPLQSWNGLLFETQGRDVAKDLARLGTAKHFDFTDYMFDHVEVHECNYNWKTFIEVYLEDYHVVPFHPGLGSFVNCDDLKWEFGDWYSVQTVGVHNELARPGSPTYRKWHDEVLRYRDGKMPEFGAIWMVYYPGIMVEWYPHVLVVSWLIPRGPQKTTNVVEFYYPEEIALFERDFVEAERAAYMETAREDDEIAERMDAGRRALLERGESQVGPYQSPMEDGMQHFHEFLRRELVTI, encoded by the coding sequence ATGTCCAATCTGAGCAATGCATTGCAGCTCAAGGCTATTCACAGCCAGCTGCCAGTCACGGCTTACTTTGACCAGGCGCTCCACGAGCGCGAACTCGAAACCCTTTTCAAGAAAGGTCCTCGCTACGTCGGGCACGAACTCATGGTTCCCGAAGCGGGTAACTATTTTGCCTTGCCCAGCGAACGCGAGGGGCGCGTGCTCGTCCGCAACCAGCAGTCGCAGATCGAACTGCTGTCGAACGTGTGCCGCCATCGTCAGGCAATCATGCTGAACGGCCGCGGGCAGACGGAGAACATCGTCTGTCCCCTGCACCGCTGGACCTACGACCTGAACGGCCAGTTGCTCGGCGCGCCGCATTTCGCCGACAACCCCTGCCTGAACCTCGGCGCCACCCCGCTCCAAAGCTGGAACGGCCTGCTGTTCGAAACGCAGGGCCGCGACGTCGCGAAAGACCTGGCGCGCCTCGGCACGGCAAAGCACTTCGACTTCACGGACTACATGTTCGATCACGTCGAAGTGCACGAGTGCAACTACAACTGGAAGACCTTCATCGAGGTCTATCTCGAGGACTATCACGTCGTACCATTCCATCCGGGCCTCGGCAGCTTCGTCAATTGCGACGATCTGAAGTGGGAATTCGGCGACTGGTACAGCGTGCAGACGGTCGGCGTGCACAACGAACTCGCGCGTCCGGGCAGCCCGACGTATCGCAAGTGGCACGACGAAGTGCTGCGCTACCGCGACGGCAAGATGCCCGAGTTCGGCGCGATCTGGATGGTGTACTACCCGGGCATCATGGTCGAGTGGTATCCGCATGTGCTCGTCGTGTCGTGGCTGATTCCGCGCGGTCCGCAAAAGACGACGAACGTCGTCGAGTTCTATTACCCTGAGGAAATCGCGCTGTTCGAGCGTGACTTCGTCGAAGCGGAGCGCGCCGCGTACATGGAAACGGCACGCGAAGACGACGAAATCGCCGAACGCATGGACGCCGGCCGCCGCGCGCTGCTGGAGCGCGGCGAATCGCAGGTCGGTCCGTATCAGAGCCCGATGGAAGACGGCATGCAGCACTTCCACGAGTTCCTGCGCCGCGAACTTGTCACGATCTGA
- the dxs gene encoding 1-deoxy-D-xylulose-5-phosphate synthase: MYDLLKTIDDPADLRRLDRRQLHPLADELRAFVLDSVSQTGGHLSSNLGTVELTIALHYVFDTPRDRIVWDVGHQTYPHKILTGRRDQMHSLRQLGGISGFPKRDESPYDTFGTAHSSTSISAALGMAIGSKLRGEDRFAIAVIGDGAMTAGMAFEAMNNAGVEDDVPLLVILNDNDMSISPPVGALNRHLARLMSGRFYAAARAGVERVLRHAPPVLDLARKLEEHAKGMIVPATLFEEFGFNYIGPIDGHDLDSLIPTLQNIKELRGPQFLHVVTKKGQGYKLAEADPVLYHGPGKFNPAEGIKPSTTPAKKTYTQVFGEWLCDAAELDSRVVGITPAMREGSGMVEFEKRFPDRYYDVGIAEQHAVTFAGGLATEGLKPVVAIYSTFLQRAYDQLIHDVALQNLPVVFAIDRAGLVGADGATHAGAYDLAFLRCIPNMTVMAASDENECRQMLYTALQQPNPTAVRYPRGAGTGVATVKQMAALPLGKGEVRRQSTQPAGKRIAILAFGTMVAPSLAAAEQLDATVANMRFVKPIDADLVRELAETHDAIVTVEEGCVMGGAGSACVEAMMESGVIRPVLQLGLPDRFIDHGDPAKLLASCGLDAAGIAKSIRERFVEHASGKSVKRVA, encoded by the coding sequence ATGTACGACTTGCTGAAAACCATTGACGACCCCGCGGACCTGCGCCGCCTCGATCGCCGCCAGTTGCACCCGCTTGCCGACGAGTTGCGTGCCTTCGTGCTCGACAGCGTGTCGCAGACGGGCGGCCACCTGTCGTCCAACCTCGGCACGGTCGAACTGACGATCGCGCTGCACTACGTGTTCGACACGCCGCGCGACCGCATCGTCTGGGACGTGGGTCATCAGACCTATCCCCACAAGATCCTGACGGGCCGCCGCGACCAGATGCACTCGCTGCGTCAGCTGGGCGGCATTTCGGGCTTCCCGAAACGCGACGAGTCGCCGTACGACACGTTCGGCACGGCGCACTCGAGCACGTCGATCTCGGCGGCGCTCGGCATGGCGATCGGCAGCAAGCTGCGCGGCGAAGACCGTTTCGCGATCGCCGTGATCGGCGACGGCGCGATGACGGCGGGCATGGCCTTCGAGGCGATGAACAACGCCGGCGTCGAAGACGACGTGCCGCTGCTCGTGATCCTCAACGACAACGACATGTCGATTTCGCCGCCCGTGGGCGCGCTGAATCGCCATCTCGCGCGCCTGATGTCGGGCCGTTTCTACGCGGCTGCGCGTGCCGGCGTCGAACGCGTGCTGCGCCATGCGCCGCCCGTGCTCGACCTCGCGCGCAAGCTCGAAGAACACGCGAAGGGCATGATCGTGCCGGCCACGCTGTTCGAAGAGTTCGGCTTCAACTACATCGGACCGATCGACGGCCACGATCTCGACTCGCTGATCCCGACGCTGCAGAACATCAAGGAACTGCGCGGTCCGCAATTCCTGCACGTCGTGACGAAGAAGGGCCAGGGCTACAAGCTGGCCGAAGCCGACCCGGTGCTGTACCACGGCCCCGGCAAGTTCAACCCGGCCGAAGGCATCAAGCCGTCGACGACGCCTGCCAAGAAGACCTACACGCAAGTGTTCGGCGAATGGCTGTGCGACGCGGCCGAGCTCGATTCGCGCGTGGTCGGCATCACGCCGGCGATGCGCGAAGGCTCGGGCATGGTCGAGTTCGAAAAGCGCTTCCCGGATCGCTATTACGACGTCGGCATTGCCGAGCAGCACGCCGTGACGTTCGCGGGCGGTCTGGCGACGGAAGGGCTCAAGCCTGTCGTCGCGATCTACTCGACGTTCCTGCAACGCGCGTATGACCAGCTGATCCACGACGTTGCGCTGCAAAATCTGCCCGTTGTGTTCGCAATCGATCGCGCGGGCCTCGTCGGCGCGGACGGCGCAACGCACGCGGGCGCGTACGATCTCGCGTTCCTGCGCTGCATCCCGAACATGACGGTGATGGCTGCGTCGGACGAAAACGAGTGCCGCCAGATGCTGTACACGGCGCTGCAGCAGCCGAACCCGACGGCCGTGCGTTATCCGCGCGGCGCGGGCACGGGCGTCGCAACGGTCAAGCAGATGGCTGCGCTTCCGCTCGGCAAGGGCGAAGTCCGCCGCCAGTCGACGCAACCGGCCGGCAAGCGCATCGCGATTCTCGCGTTCGGCACGATGGTCGCGCCGTCGCTCGCGGCAGCGGAACAGCTGGACGCGACGGTCGCCAACATGCGCTTCGTGAAGCCGATCGACGCCGATCTGGTCCGCGAGCTGGCCGAGACGCACGACGCCATCGTCACGGTGGAAGAAGGCTGCGTGATGGGCGGCGCGGGCTCGGCCTGCGTGGAAGCCATGATGGAGAGTGGGGTTATCCGACCCGTACTACAATTGGGCCTTCCCGATCGCTTCATCGATCACGGAGATCCCGCGAAGCTGCTCGCGTCGTGCGGCCTTGACGCTGCGGGCATCGCGAAGTCCATCCGCGAGCGATTTGTGGAGCACGCGAGCGGCAAGTCGGTCAAACGCGTCGCGTAA
- a CDS encoding exodeoxyribonuclease VII small subunit, which yields MAKTASTDTAGLSPTSTEGSDNSPLPESYEAALAELEGLVGRMEGGSLSLEESLAAYRRGAVLVAFCQQQLEKVEQQVRVLDGETLKPLPVNTAGTTAADSGDDL from the coding sequence ATGGCGAAGACGGCTTCCACGGATACGGCTGGTTTGTCCCCCACCAGCACCGAAGGTTCCGACAACTCACCGCTGCCCGAGAGCTACGAGGCAGCGCTGGCGGAGCTGGAGGGGCTCGTTGGGCGCATGGAGGGCGGCAGCCTCAGCCTGGAAGAGTCGCTTGCGGCTTACCGGCGCGGCGCCGTGCTCGTGGCGTTCTGCCAGCAGCAACTCGAAAAAGTGGAGCAGCAGGTGCGCGTCCTCGATGGCGAAACGCTCAAGCCGCTTCCCGTGAACACAGCAGGTACAACCGCTGCCGACAGCGGAGACGATCTATGA
- a CDS encoding polyprenyl synthetase family protein: MTFEQWMRSVLDRVEGALEQYLPAESTEPARLHEAMRYAVLGGGKRVRPLLCHAAGELTGAKAECLDAASAALEMIHVYSLVHDDMPCMDDDELRRGKPTVHVKYDEATALLVGDALQSQAFVALTSDVLAPAQQAALVRELALASGSIGMAGGQAIDLASVGHTLTRPQLETMHRLKTGALLRAAVRMGALTGQIGNGGPDAKALESLDAYSAAVGLAFQVVDDILDVTTDSATLGKTAGKDAKDGKPTYVSIIGLDASRALAAQLRSDAHAALAPFGARAQRLAELADLVVNRVS; encoded by the coding sequence ATGACCTTCGAACAATGGATGCGCTCGGTGCTGGACCGGGTAGAGGGCGCACTCGAGCAATATTTGCCGGCGGAATCGACCGAGCCCGCCCGGCTGCATGAAGCAATGCGCTATGCCGTGCTGGGCGGCGGCAAGCGGGTACGCCCGCTGCTGTGTCACGCGGCGGGCGAACTGACGGGCGCGAAGGCCGAGTGCCTCGACGCGGCATCGGCAGCGCTGGAGATGATTCACGTCTACTCGCTCGTGCACGATGACATGCCCTGCATGGACGACGACGAACTGCGCCGCGGCAAGCCCACGGTACACGTCAAATATGACGAAGCGACGGCACTGCTGGTCGGTGACGCGCTGCAGTCGCAAGCTTTCGTTGCGCTGACATCGGACGTGCTCGCGCCCGCGCAGCAGGCCGCGCTGGTGCGCGAACTGGCGCTGGCGAGCGGCTCGATCGGCATGGCGGGCGGACAGGCGATTGATCTGGCGAGCGTCGGCCATACGCTGACGCGCCCGCAGCTCGAAACCATGCACCGCCTGAAAACGGGCGCGCTGCTGCGCGCCGCCGTGCGGATGGGCGCATTGACAGGCCAGATCGGCAACGGCGGGCCCGACGCGAAGGCGCTGGAGTCGCTGGATGCCTATTCGGCTGCCGTGGGCCTCGCGTTTCAGGTCGTCGACGATATTCTCGACGTCACGACCGATTCCGCGACGCTTGGCAAAACGGCTGGAAAGGACGCGAAGGACGGCAAACCGACCTACGTGTCGATCATCGGGCTCGACGCTTCGCGTGCGCTCGCAGCGCAGCTGCGCAGCGATGCCCACGCAGCACTTGCACCTTTTGGCGCCCGCGCACAGCGGCTCGCCGAGCTGGCTGACCTCGTGGTGAACCGGGTCAGCTGA
- a CDS encoding ABC transporter ATP-binding protein: protein MSAQETLLKVDNLSVHFSIAQGGYPWSKKATLRAVDGVSFDVRRGETVGLVGESGCGKSTLARAIIGLTPVTSGSVQWKGHESVKGTSRDTTQIRRDVQMIFQDPLASLDPRMTIEQIVAEPLKTHQPQLGREEIRVRVRTMLERVGLSNHHLRRYPHEFSGGQCQRVGIARALIGEPQLVICDEPVSALDVSIQAQIVNLLRDLQRELSLSLLFVAHDLAVVKAISQRVLVMYLGRVMEFGDKRDVYREPQHPYTRALLSAVPLPDPVAERARKHVLLRGEIPSPLKPPSGCAFRTRCPDAIDACAHERPVTSATGIGHTQVACIRAVMT, encoded by the coding sequence ATGAGCGCCCAGGAAACCCTACTCAAGGTCGACAACCTCAGCGTGCACTTCAGCATCGCGCAGGGCGGCTATCCGTGGTCGAAGAAGGCGACGCTGCGCGCCGTCGACGGCGTGTCGTTTGATGTGCGTCGTGGCGAGACGGTGGGCCTCGTCGGAGAATCCGGATGCGGAAAATCGACGCTCGCGCGCGCGATCATTGGCCTGACGCCCGTGACGTCGGGCAGTGTGCAATGGAAAGGACACGAGTCGGTAAAAGGCACGTCCCGCGATACGACGCAGATTCGCCGCGACGTGCAGATGATTTTTCAGGACCCGCTCGCGTCGCTCGATCCGCGCATGACGATCGAACAGATTGTCGCGGAGCCGCTCAAGACGCATCAGCCGCAACTCGGCCGCGAGGAGATACGCGTTCGCGTGCGGACGATGCTCGAACGCGTCGGCTTGAGCAATCATCATCTGCGCCGCTATCCGCATGAATTCTCGGGCGGGCAGTGCCAGCGCGTGGGCATTGCGCGCGCGTTGATCGGCGAGCCGCAACTCGTGATCTGCGACGAGCCGGTCTCCGCGCTCGATGTGTCGATCCAGGCGCAGATCGTCAATCTGCTGCGCGATCTGCAACGCGAACTGTCGCTGTCGCTGCTGTTCGTCGCGCACGATCTGGCCGTCGTGAAGGCGATCAGCCAGCGCGTGCTCGTGATGTACCTGGGTCGCGTGATGGAGTTCGGCGACAAGCGCGACGTGTACCGCGAGCCGCAGCATCCGTACACGCGGGCGCTGCTGTCGGCCGTGCCGCTGCCCGACCCGGTCGCCGAGCGTGCGCGCAAGCATGTGCTGTTGCGCGGCGAGATTCCGTCGCCACTCAAGCCGCCTTCGGGCTGCGCGTTCCGTACGCGCTGCCCGGATGCGATCGACGCGTGCGCGCACGAGCGGCCCGTTACGAGCGCAACGGGCATCGGTCATACGCAGGTCGCCTGCATACGCGCTGTCATGACCTGA